CTTCATCCTACGCCGTACGTAAAAGTCCAATAGGGTCAGATCTGTACTCCTTGCAGGCCACTGTGTGGGGCCTCCTCTTCCACTCCACCGATTCGGAAGATTTTGGACAAGGGACTGTCTCAGAGGTCGAGGATAATGTACTGGACACCCTTCACActggaatattaaattttcacgaaTAATCAGCGGTTCGTCCTCCAGTAGTGGCGGTGGGTCATTCGTAAGGAACTCTTCGTTTCTTTCACCGTTTAAAATGTCCGGCAGCAAATCAGGTCCTGCTAGAAGATGGTTTATTGCACCAGGCTGCAAATTAACCCTGAACTTCCTTTGGCATTAACGTGTTTTAGTGAGATGTGGATTCTCCTCATTCCGGTGATGAGCACTATGGTAGTTGGTTGGTCCTTTTTGATCGAGTTCGGATTCGCCAAAATGGCCAGAAACGCGTTTCATGAACATCTTGGGGGAAGAGTTGTAACAAGTACGAATTCATCTTAAGTGCTGATGTGGAAGACGCAACTTTCCTCAGAAGAGATTTGTGCACCGACGAATTTACGTGCGATGAAAAGGAATGGCCAACGATCGTAAACGAGCACGGGCGTGGGTTAGACGAAGAGCGCATCATTTCGAACAAATCCTTACATAATAACagcaaattttgattttttttgcaaaaaaatattaaaaaagtacaatttttattgttatttttctagcatgttttgttgttatttttgcaaaattttgataattagtGCGTTTTTTTTGGAACCAGTTTGACTTGTCGCACATGCAATACCCCTTTGAATGACCGTTGAAGTGAAAAAATTCATGAAGTCTTTTGCAGACAAGTAATATTGCACATTTTTGGAACAGAACTTGTAAGGAGCTGAGTGGTTGatctccaaaaattatttttttatgaaaatttgtacCTAAAAACTTCACACAACCCAACGTGTTTGGACATCTTGCGTTCCACACGGATGGCGTTGGGGAAGTAATAGGGGTGGGGAGagcggaaaaaaaaaatcaaaaaatgtttttttgaaaaatcgcccTCAAATCATTAAGGgcgaatattaaaaaataaaacttgagaattaaaataactaaaatcgAGTTTCGGAAAGTGCATGTAAGGGCCAAATGCGTTCCCCACCTCATGCCCCGTCACTCTCCCAAAGGAGAGCATCGCTTGGCCGCACGCCCCGCACGCAGGGAACTCCTCGCGGAGTAACCGCGCTTAACGCACGGAATGCGTTTATGTGGGATTCGTTAAATACGCATTTGTGACGGTTTCATACTGATTGCTTCATGACTGCATTTTCGATGGCCGCCTCGTATTTTATGTAGTTTGCCCTTTTAGCCCTCTGAAAGCTTCCAGATTAGAGTTCAAGGATTTCGACCCgaagggattttttttattgcctctTAAACCGGCGAAATTCGgatgaataaattattataaagaCCTTTGGAGAGTTGCTGGAAGGTGAACTTCACTTTTCCCATTTTCCAGATAATTTCGCGATTCAGTTCGACTAATTTCAGTCGGATTCGGCGCGTATGTGGGACAGTAATAGGACGGAGATTTGGTCTGATTTGGTGGTGAAATTCACCCTTCGGATTCATCTTTATATCTAGCAAGTAACGGTCCTCTGGACGGACATCTCGGACATGCTTGTTCAGCACGTTCAAGCCTTTCATTTCGTCGATTTCCTAATGGGTTTTCCGTTCAAAAGGAGCTTTTTCGAAGCGCGTGCGCGTTCAtacatcaaattttgaaatgaaacacCTATATCTACGTATGTGTTTGAAAATGTATGTATATTGTCCTTTTGTACAATGGCTAGTTCACAAAATCATCTAAAATATACACTATGAgagatatacaaaaatattacaatatatGTTTAAGGCGTTAGTTTTGCGTGTATTTACTGTAAGTTTCAGGCggattataaatttttcttgggTTTTTCGCTAAACGAAAACTtaggaaagttaaaaaaaaaacccaagGAAACAACGGCGTTAGTTCTACGTTGAGCTACGTAGTACATACAGGGCGGCCGCCCAGTGCGGGAAGGTCCGACGTCTCAGCCATCGTGCGATTCAAGAGACAAAGAAGTATTTAGCAGGTGAAATGTGCGCATTTTTTCCAAACCTACAGGGTGCGCCGTAAAAGTGtggcaaaaacaaattagaattttttaaacggaaaCCCCCCCAGTTTCTCGCCACTGGAGGATTTTTCGTTCAGTTTCAAGGGGGGTTCATGTAAGATACggcatctttaaaatttcccaaattattcgggaaaattttgacagctgCGAGGTCCCGCGGAAATGGGCGCTCTGCCCTAATGGTTGCGAACTTCGAAACAGGTCCTCTGGAGCCTCAAGGGGACTTGACGGGCTCCGTTTCGACGCATTTGAGTTTGAGCAACAGTCGTCCACAACCACCGAAATGTGCTCTTAAAATTGCGTGATTTCAAACGTCAATAGCTCGCTTGTGCCCCCATTTTCTCGACGGCATCGGGTTCAGAATTGAAAAATCCACAACTTTCGTCGACATCGTCCCATGCCTAGGCCCTGCCGTCTCCGAAAATTGCCCCTATTCGGCTTCTAAATGCTTTGATAGTCGCACCGGTGACGTCAGCCTATGCTGTGGGGTTTTTACGCGTCCGGACTGCTCGATAAGTTTACATAAACATCATGATTTATGATGactttgttaaaatttaattgctatttggcttcattaaattttaagaaagttaaattttaattaagtcaACGCAAGAACGGACAGCTGCCGACGTCATCGCGGCGACCATCAAAACATTTAGAAGCCGAACGGGGGCAATTTTCGGAGACGGCAGGGCCTAGGCATGGGGCGATCTCGACGAAAGTTGTGGATTTTTGCACTCGGAGCCCGATGCCGTCGAGAAGATAGGGGCACGAGCGAGTTTTTGACGTTCGAAATCGCGCAACTTCAGTGGCGTGCTTCGGTGGTTGTGGAGGACTTTTCCTCGGATTTAATTACGTCAAAGTACAGCTCATTTAGGCCTCTTGGAGCTCCAGAAGGCCGATTTGGAAGTTCGCGAAAAGTTACGGCACGGCGGCGATTCCGTAGGACCTTGCAGCccttgaaactttgaaattttcggcgacatttcgaaaacggtcaattttcggaATGGGGCACCGCACACAAACTCACCCTGAAATCCAACTGGAAGTCCTAAAATGGCGAAAAATTGGCAAgtttcaccaaaaaaaaaatctaatctaTCACCGCCCCACTTGCGTGGCGAACCCTGtagatttgaaaataattccaaaaaaacagactttttaacgattaaaaattttcgttcggagctttttcttcaaaatcgcATACTTTCTGAGATATTGGACTTCCTCACACCGAGTAGCCGCCCTGCATGAACGAATATGTTTAAGATCTATGATGACTGAGATACTTATTGTTATACGCTTTAGAGAGTTATTTCATGTGCACCCTAACGAAAGCTTTTCGACCAGGAAAGCTAACATAAGGTGATCATTTCTCGTTAGATATAATGAATGTGTTATCTATATCTTATTAATATAAACGCAGACAAGGGAATGCTGGCAGGGCAATGATGAGTCCAAGTTGGATACCGAGAGGTCGAAATCCACAGTGCAACGAAGCTTGAAAAAAATACCCAGAAGATTTGATAATTTGGGGGGTGCGAACACCCCTCGCAACCCCTGACTTCTCTGAAACTCCTTCAAAGCGGCGTAATCGACTAAGAATCGCACTTAAACGTGGATCTGTAATGCCGAGAGATGCGGGCTGGGTTCCCCATGAAGATGCGGTAGATTGGCCGGTACTAGCAGATGTAAGATTTCAGTGTAAAATATCCACTAGGCGAAGATCGGCCGAAAATCGAAGGGATGCTGGGGGGATCTCATCctcgaaaaatttgaaaatgaagcGAAAATCCCCTTTTCCTAACACTAAACTAACCGAAAAGCCCAAATCTGATGAGGCAGTCACACATCATAAATTCCCTGGAAGCCTCCCAGGGACACCAACGACGTAAGGAGAGATATCAGCTACGAGCGCATAACGAAGAGGTCTGGAAAGATTGCAAAGAAGGAACTTCTGCAGACGCAACAGAGATCAGGACTAGTTCAGGAACCTTTTTCGAATGATTAGTGCTGAGACGAGCAAATTTCAACGACCTCAACAAGCAGCGAACGAAGAAAATCGATGGATGGTGCCGTGCAGGGCACtgcaaattcggtcctcactGTTGGGATCTCGGAAGCTTGAGGAGATACGAAGAGGTTTTCCACTGTTTTTCTGTcggaaaagtttaaattggGGGTAAAATTGCTCAATTTAGCGCTTGACCAAAtgccgtcttcgaaatttcagttttccgAGAATGTCTCAAGATATCCggaaaaacctaaaaattgcggattaaaaaaaaaattttggcaTTAAGCCCGGAACCGCAGGAACATTTCCATTTTCGCTTCTTCTCAGCCGCACGACGACGCTTTCCGATTTGCCATCCGACGTTTCGTTTTCGGCCACCATCagcaacttcattttttcttacGGGCGCGACATGGGATTTTTTGACGGAAGAGTGCGACGAATCTGAAGGCGTAATGGTGCAGCTGAGGAAAAGTGGCAGTGAAAATGCGGTTTTGCTTCCTTGTCAAACAgcgtaaaaaaaactgaagttttTTTCGGATATCTTCGGAAGTACTCGGAAATTTAGAAATTCGAAACGGCTCTTGGTCATGCGcaaaaaaggcaattttgtCCCGTTTATATTTCTTCATATCTCTCCTAGTTCCCGAGATCCCAATGGTGAGGgtcgaatttgaaattccCTGCATTTAATACCTCCAATTGTGTCTTTCGGGGGAATCGCTTGTAGTGTGGTCTCTCAGGTTCCCAACAGAAGAAACGTTTTCCATGCACCCTCTTTTTTCATTGGTTAATCGTCATGGGTTACTCACGGAATTGCTTAAAAAACCTTTCTTGGCGGGTATCACTTGAAGTGTGCGCTCCTCCAGTTACTGAGGAAGAATTGTTAAGATTTTTTCATGGTTAATGCTTCTGGGTCACCCTCATACCATGTTAAATCCAATTTCGAACCAAAATTTGCTCAAAAAATTCACACTGAATCGGCCCCCGTTGAACTGTTATTTACCATAACCCACGGGGGAGAACTGGATCGTTACATTGATGAACTCGATTTAAACCACCAAATACTTCTTCATTCCCGAGAAAGATGAAAAATGCCGCAATCCTGGATGGTTCCTGAATCAGGCAGTTAATCATCATTGTTCAGACAGAATTAACAGAACTGGAAATGGATCGAGGAGCACATGTGCAGACTCTCAATCCGCACACTCCGTACGTTCACGACTCTGCAACCTGTGGAAGGTCAAAATTACTTCCACTTTCCATGATAAGGAAATGAAATTGCTCGTAGAAAAAGGGGCAAGAGCTGAAACCTTTAGCAAAAATCCGAGATCCACCTAATCTGGAAAAATGGTCCATGAGGATTCTCAGAATAATCATCAGAACTTTAATTCATAACCAGTTGCTTCGACAAGGCCGATCTTCAGACTGACCTGACCAGGCATGGACGGGATTTAGTTCCCGATTAGAAGAAATTTTGTGAAGAAAGTggaaaatcaaatgaaaattctcaaaagggCGAATCGTTGAAATTGCTTGAAGAGTGGGTAGTGAAGTTGGTCCAGAACTGGAGTTCCTAATTACCAACGCAGAAGTTTCTTACAGGAGGATCTGAGAGGTGTCATCAGCTACCTCTTTAGCCTCAGCATTTCGAGATCTCGAAGTCTCTCTAAGATCTTCTACTTTTGGCGGTTCTTCAACGGTTTTCATGGTGAATTTCTCATTGTTGCAACTTGGAGGAAAATAATCTCCGTCTTCATGGAATGAGGGAGGAACGGTCGAGGAGTGTTGACGGTGATTTGATGATTGAGATTGATAGGtgaacatttttgattaaaaagaaaattctcgTGGCTCGTACAGTTCCTGTCAAACTCCACATCTCTGATTATAGAATACTTCTGAGTGGGTTCCAACTTGGGCTTAAATCAAACCGAAATCTGTGTGAACCACCTCGCAATTATTCTGTTTTTCTAAGTTGTTAGAAGCCATATTCAACTCAACTAAAGTATCGACGCTGTTAATACTGACCCCTTTAAGGATTTTCTGAGCAGCCAAGCTGGTGAAATTGAAAGATACATCGCTCAGGCTAGGAAACTGAGGTTTATCCCTTTCTCGAGATAAGGGAATTTCTTTGTAGCAAATATTCGGTTCGGACCCGATAAAATTCTTCTCCAGCAGCTTCGAATCAGCAAATTTCTCTAAGGAAGACTTGCGCGTTACGTCGTTCTTGATGAAACTGCCCAGAGGTATCACCTCGTAGCTCTTGGTTGGACTGGAAGGAACtgagtttttcgaaaattccctAAAGGAATTGGCAACGGGCGAATCTGGATTCGAGTTAGAAATGTACTGATTATGGCTGCTGGATGacacattttttatcaaattgtgGAAGTTCAGACTGTCCTTCGAGGGCAACTGCAGAGACAACTTCCTGCTGTTGTTCATGGTCTCGTTGTAAACCTCCTTGTTGCTGCCTTCCTCTTTGAATTTGTTCAAGCTACCCTGAGACGCTTTGTTGGATTTCTTCGTGAACCGCCCCTCAGTTTGACCCTGCAAGTTCTGTGCATCTGCGTGGACATCACCGTTGATGACCACAACGTTGGGTTTGTTAGTTTCCGTGTTCTGTCCATTTTCAAATGTGATGACAGATCTGATTGGTGAATTCTGGACGAATATTTTGGTGTTCGCAACAGGTCCCCTCCCAGTGTTAATCGTAGCTGTAGCCGTTGCGTTGCTGTTGCCTAAAGTAACTCCGTTCCTGTTCGTGGTAACTTCTAGCGTAAAGGAACTACTATGGCTCACACTGGGTTTGGGGGGACTTTTGAGCTCCTTCTTCCTCGACACCACCGAATCCGATTTCGGGCATTCCATAGAGCTTCTGTTGATCACCGTTTTGTGGCTCTCTAAGCTAGAAGGGCCGCTGGTTAATGAACTGCCAGTTCTGTTGCTCTTGTGTGATTCTATGCTGCTGGGGCCGCTGTTGTCAATGCTGGAAAGATGCTTCACTGGAGACGCAGACCCAGTACTCTCATCATGATTAGTAGCACTTCCATCTTTATCGTTCCTGTCGAGAACCTTAGGTGAAGTAGAGCAGCCCTTTTCACCGTTCTCCGTTGCTTTATTATTAGGGTCAGCATTAGAGTTGCTGTTACTCGTTGAAGGTCTTCCAAGACTAGATTTACTGGCTTTTCTTGAGCTATCCCTACTGCGAAGTCCGTGCTTCCTGGGCAAAGTATTGCTGGAGTACGAGGAGTATAACCTGGACACAGGCGAGTCTTCTCTGGATGCTGTCGGCGGTAACAGTGCATCGTTGTATATTTGTCTGCGATGGTGGCGTGGTAGTGTGGCTGATCCAGAGCTAATATCACAGGTGTCCAGATAGGCGGAGATGTCCATTCCAGAGTCCTGGAGAATAGAGGAGGTGGAAAGGAAGAAAGTGTTGAGAAATAAACATGCATTACCTTCTCCGACCATGTTTGCGTTCCAACACTGTGCAAATGTACCGCCTTCGAATTAAACCATTCCGTGGGTGggaaatgaggtccaaatgtTCCAATCTGGCACTGTGATCGCTTAGATCTTCGAAAGAGCCTCGACAGCAGAGATTccttttctaaaattgaagttttgaaatattctgtTCGAAGCAAATGCTTTCCAATAGTACTTGGAGTTGGGGTTGAGTCTCCACTATTAGGATATTCAGTACTACTACTCGTATCGGCGTAGTACTTGTGGAGAGTCCTAGTAGACGCTGATCTTCTGAGTCTTCTGTTGGAGCTCCATAATCTAAACGAACTCCGTCGATCCGAAGTTCTGGGAGTAGGGAACGATGACGATCTGGTTTTCGTTCTTGGATACAGGATCTTGTCACTGGCGTTTCCTAAAAACGAGCACTTGGAGGAAACTGATCTGAggatttgttgtttttacaAATGTGAATTCAGTTCGCGTAAGATAGGCGGGAAAGACACTAAGGCCCCAAAAATACTGTAGGAGGGCGTGGGTACAGCAGGCTGACCGTTGAGCTAGGTGATCGTCACTCACGTGACGTTCGAGTATGCCCCTCAAGCATGGAAATCGGCGAACGTGGTCTTCACTCGAAGCGACTGCAGCTTCGCTAAGGACTTTAGACCACCAAGTTTCGCCCATTTTCAGCGTGCAAGCAGCAAGGAAAAATCAACGGAAGTGCCTCACCATTCCATCAATTGATTCGATTGAACAATTGACTTCAGTTCCCGTATTCACCCAGAGAGGTCGGTGCTATCACTTTttggatatacagggcgtcccggATCAAGGTGCAAGTATTTTGACCAGAGATtttactaatgaaattaacaaacacgtattttttgtttttgcccATAAGTCTGCCATTTACGCTCTAGGGCTCTTTAAGTGTGGGGCCCcattccgttaaaaaaaattattctggTAGAACCCTTCAAGATATTGTTACGAAATGTGTTGTGccaaagtttttgattaaaaataaaaaatacagctTTGCCATAACGTGgatataagggccggactatgGGTATAGGGGCCCCAATTTATTTAACcgtcaaatattttaattaggcGGTTCCATTACTCGATTCTATCTGTCGTTTAGCTATTTTGCTGTCCTTTGGTGATTTTCGTAGAATGCGTCGTTTTCgcgtaataataatttttcattatttatttcatatctcGAACTACACTGCGCCTGcctgaaattatttatttaattattcgaGACAAAATAGAAACGAATAGTGAAATTGTAcgctataaaaattgttcaatggGACCACCGTGTTTTTCAATACATTGCCCAGCTCTCAAGGGGGTACGATATCTCCAAGTGGTCAACGGTTGCACGTAGACCATGGGGTGAGTTTTTCAACCCTTGTGCAGACATAAATATTCTCTCCCGGAGTTCCTCCGTTGAATCCGCTGATGTTGAACACACTCTTTGTCCCAACTGcgccaataaataataatcgatTGGGTTCAAGTCTGGTGAGCTAGCCGGCCAAACCATAGCAGCCTCTACCAATTCATCTGTTTGGAAAGTAATTATGGTGAAAGTTCCTAACTTGGACGGGATAACGTGGCAGGGCCCCATTTAGTAAAAACCAGATCTCTTGCCGATCAACCAATGGAATAACTTCAAGCAGTCCAGtagaataattttctaaaaatcttAAGTATTTTTCTCTATTAGGGTCTAATCCAAAAAACCCATTCATAATACCATTTCACAGGTTGATGGAAAATTCATGttggaatttttccattattacaGAATGCAAAATTACGGAATGTGGATTCGCAGGAGCACATTCATGCATAATATTCATGTTGAATGTTGTCCATGTTGAACACTCCGGATCTCGTAAACAGAGCT
The sequence above is drawn from the Euwallacea fornicatus isolate EFF26 chromosome 38, ASM4011564v1, whole genome shotgun sequence genome and encodes:
- the knockout gene encoding storkhead-box protein 1 isoform X1 — its product is MHIFKFLKTNARNSDGILCDGGREKCFFNWDEQLKMTSNRLGQDATRRVRLNQVLAIIVRKEGCRGDPGDFWMYENGYLLFQGILSSNSVCWWNNALNGATKSLVYFGYVNPGALLVGSEPCALEVIRNAWARRVLQPPPGYQIVALEDIEECNSVPVPQTQWTPLPEAVCAIVLKLSSQGRPAGIETIREALILAFPHVSLPSEQTLYDTLVQLTKERKLYNTSSGYYIVTPERRRSRSQSRTRSRRDHESAFETNIPNKTMLMSTDEAMVMVHGDMSTIRDGNVTHQCIQTNLADVICGGNASDKILYPRTKTRSSSFPTPRTSDRRSSFRLWSSNRRLRRSASTRTLHKYYADTSSSTEYPNSGDSTPTPKKESLLSRLFRRSKRSQCQIGTFGPHFPPTEWFNSKAVHLHSVGTQTWSEKDSGMDISAYLDTCDISSGSATLPRHHRRQIYNDALLPPTASREDSPVSRLYSSYSSNTLPRKHGLRSRDSSRKASKSSLGRPSTSNSNSNADPNNKATENGEKGCSTSPKVLDRNDKDGSATNHDESTGSASPVKHLSSIDNSGPSSIESHKSNRTGSSLTSGPSSLESHKTVINRSSMECPKSDSVVSRKKELKSPPKPSVSHSSSFTLEVTTNRNGVTLGNSNATATATINTGRGPVANTKIFVQNSPIRSVITFENGQNTETNKPNVVVINGDVHADAQNLQGQTEGRFTKKSNKASQGSLNKFKEEGSNKEVYNETMNNSRKLSLQLPSKDSLNFHNLIKNVSSSSHNQYISNSNPDSPVANSFREFSKNSVPSSPTKSYEVIPLGSFIKNDVTRKSSLEKFADSKLLEKNFIGSEPNICYKEIPLSRERDKPQFPSLSDVSFNFTSLAAQKILKGVSINSVDTLVELNMASNNLEKQNNCEVVHTDFGLI
- the knockout gene encoding storkhead-box protein 1 isoform X2; this translates as MTSNRLGQDATRRVRLNQVLAIIVRKEGCRGDPGDFWMYENGYLLFQGILSSNSVCWWNNALNGATKSLVYFGYVNPGALLVGSEPCALEVIRNAWARRVLQPPPGYQIVALEDIEECNSVPVPQTQWTPLPEAVCAIVLKLSSQGRPAGIETIREALILAFPHVSLPSEQTLYDTLVQLTKERKLYNTSSGYYIVTPERRRSRSQSRTRSRRDHESAFETNIPNKTMLMSTDEAMVMVHGDMSTIRDGNVTHQCIQTNLADVICGGNASDKILYPRTKTRSSSFPTPRTSDRRSSFRLWSSNRRLRRSASTRTLHKYYADTSSSTEYPNSGDSTPTPKKESLLSRLFRRSKRSQCQIGTFGPHFPPTEWFNSKAVHLHSVGTQTWSEKDSGMDISAYLDTCDISSGSATLPRHHRRQIYNDALLPPTASREDSPVSRLYSSYSSNTLPRKHGLRSRDSSRKASKSSLGRPSTSNSNSNADPNNKATENGEKGCSTSPKVLDRNDKDGSATNHDESTGSASPVKHLSSIDNSGPSSIESHKSNRTGSSLTSGPSSLESHKTVINRSSMECPKSDSVVSRKKELKSPPKPSVSHSSSFTLEVTTNRNGVTLGNSNATATATINTGRGPVANTKIFVQNSPIRSVITFENGQNTETNKPNVVVINGDVHADAQNLQGQTEGRFTKKSNKASQGSLNKFKEEGSNKEVYNETMNNSRKLSLQLPSKDSLNFHNLIKNVSSSSHNQYISNSNPDSPVANSFREFSKNSVPSSPTKSYEVIPLGSFIKNDVTRKSSLEKFADSKLLEKNFIGSEPNICYKEIPLSRERDKPQFPSLSDVSFNFTSLAAQKILKGVSINSVDTLVELNMASNNLEKQNNCEVVHTDFGLI